The Fimbriimonas ginsengisoli Gsoil 348 genome window below encodes:
- a CDS encoding HD domain-containing phosphohydrolase, giving the protein MKYPLATRIRLFVAILCLGFGLSVLGIFNYLTSRQATETARRETARGAAVLSGSLQNRTRVFRSVASQIASSPKVTYLAMTDAQTIKDQIEKGLVSQFGGTDAFVITDLNGSVVGEYGFTTPTSASADTGISNVIKSQRPWSGVVVRDGDMMIEASYPVFFDRFFKGTVTTYLRFGEQLAREISELSELKVMFAKDGVMTRGSLPGTGLRVGSLTEPWPLTIGKDEYVAQYRPLPGTDAGAHEGFVVLRSTAELMAPAKQFSLAFLSALGVVCLLALVGGTLFSQRIGRGLDDVVRAARMLQAGGWPDRFQVRRTDEIGLVQATFNDMTESMRRSQERLLAMLDVDPLTELDNHRHFKESLPTEAARTAAAGESLALLLLDIDNFSEYNREKGHAEGDRKLKEIAAVLREARPEFASVARYGGEEFAILLPGYSVQDAGVLYKLIAGSVKGVTLSGGCAELVSARGQTEGLIVAAQLALERAKQLGRHRLCEFGEVPGAGGDDPKQLYRYLHDGTYATVKALAAAVDAKDPYTHGHSDRVAGFASDLAAYVGADPTEVDLIHRCGTLHDVGKIGVPDAILQKPGRLDPDEVRTMQAHAVLGEFIVAKIPQLAELLPGVRHHHERFDGGGYPDGIGGYDIPRIARFLAVADTYDAMTSDRPYRRGMPPEVALEEIERGAGTQFDPDLALAFVQMMRARTSHVLT; this is encoded by the coding sequence ATGAAGTATCCGCTTGCCACCCGAATACGTTTATTCGTGGCGATCCTTTGTCTTGGATTCGGCTTGTCGGTGCTTGGCATCTTCAATTACCTGACCTCGCGCCAGGCCACGGAAACCGCCCGGCGGGAGACCGCGCGAGGCGCGGCGGTGCTGTCCGGTTCGCTCCAAAACCGGACGAGGGTTTTCCGCAGCGTAGCGAGCCAGATCGCCTCGTCGCCGAAGGTGACCTACCTTGCGATGACCGACGCCCAGACGATCAAAGATCAGATCGAGAAGGGGCTCGTCAGTCAGTTCGGCGGGACGGACGCCTTTGTGATCACCGACCTGAACGGCAGCGTGGTAGGCGAGTACGGGTTCACCACACCTACCAGTGCCTCCGCCGATACCGGCATCTCGAACGTGATCAAAAGCCAGCGCCCCTGGAGCGGAGTGGTCGTTCGCGATGGCGATATGATGATCGAGGCTTCCTATCCGGTCTTCTTCGATCGATTTTTTAAAGGGACGGTAACGACCTACCTCCGATTTGGCGAGCAGCTCGCCCGAGAGATCTCCGAGCTTTCCGAGCTGAAGGTGATGTTCGCCAAAGATGGCGTTATGACCCGCGGCTCGCTGCCGGGGACCGGCCTGCGCGTCGGCAGCCTAACGGAGCCTTGGCCCCTGACGATTGGAAAGGACGAATACGTGGCCCAGTACCGGCCGCTGCCCGGAACCGACGCGGGAGCCCATGAGGGGTTTGTCGTACTGAGGTCGACGGCGGAGCTGATGGCTCCGGCCAAGCAATTCAGCCTCGCGTTTCTGAGCGCCCTCGGCGTCGTTTGCCTTTTGGCCCTCGTGGGTGGGACGCTCTTTAGTCAACGCATCGGGCGGGGGCTGGACGACGTGGTTCGGGCCGCCCGGATGCTGCAGGCGGGTGGCTGGCCCGACCGGTTCCAGGTCCGCCGCACCGACGAGATCGGGCTGGTGCAGGCGACGTTCAATGACATGACGGAGTCGATGCGGCGATCGCAGGAGCGGCTTCTGGCGATGCTGGACGTCGATCCGTTGACCGAGCTGGATAACCACCGCCACTTCAAGGAGTCTCTGCCGACCGAAGCGGCCCGAACCGCGGCCGCCGGCGAGTCGCTCGCCCTGCTGCTCCTGGACATCGACAACTTCTCCGAATACAATCGGGAGAAAGGGCATGCCGAGGGGGATCGAAAGCTCAAAGAGATCGCGGCGGTCTTGCGGGAGGCGCGGCCGGAGTTTGCATCCGTCGCCCGGTACGGCGGGGAAGAGTTTGCGATCCTGCTGCCCGGCTATTCCGTGCAGGACGCCGGAGTGCTCTATAAGCTCATCGCCGGTTCGGTTAAGGGGGTTACCCTCAGCGGAGGTTGCGCCGAGCTGGTGTCCGCGCGCGGGCAGACCGAAGGGCTTATCGTGGCGGCGCAACTCGCCCTGGAGCGGGCAAAACAGCTAGGCCGTCACCGGCTCTGCGAGTTCGGCGAGGTGCCAGGAGCGGGCGGAGACGACCCGAAACAGCTTTACCGCTACCTCCACGACGGTACGTACGCCACCGTCAAAGCGCTCGCCGCCGCCGTCGATGCGAAGGACCCGTACACTCACGGCCATTCGGACAGGGTGGCGGGGTTTGCCTCCGATCTCGCCGCCTATGTGGGAGCGGATCCGACCGAAGTGGACCTGATCCATCGTTGCGGAACCTTGCACGACGTCGGAAAGATCGGCGTGCCCGATGCCATCCTCCAGAAGCCTGGCCGGCTCGATCCGGACGAGGTGCGCACGATGCAGGCTCACGCCGTTCTGGGAGAGTTCATCGTCGCCAAGATTCCCCAACTCGCGGAGTTGCTGCCCGGGGTGCGGCATCACCACGAGCGTTTCGATGGAGGCGGCTACCCGGACGGCATCGGCGGCTACGACATTCCGCGTATCGCGCGTTTCCTGGCGGTTGCGGATACGTACGACGCGATGACCAGCGACCGACCGTATCGCCGAGGTATGCCCCCGGAGGTCGCGCTCGAAGAGATTGAA
- a CDS encoding aldo/keto reductase, producing the protein MERRRIGSLEVSLVGLGCNNFGRRVDEAGTKRVVDAAIAAGVDFFDTADIYGGTKSEEFLGSVLKGRRHQVVLATKFGMEVDPDRKGAHPVYIRQAAEDSLRRLQTDHIDLYQLHTPDPTVPIADTLGALDELVQAGKVREIGCSNFSVAQLREAEAAAGSGARFVSVQNEYSLFRRDPEEGVLAECERQGLAFLPFFPLASGLLTGKYRKGHAIPEGTRIQAGSAWLTEANLDKVEGLIRFAESKGHSLLELAFSWLASKPVIASVIAGATRPEQVDANSTAADWKLAPEELAEIDRIMA; encoded by the coding sequence ATGGAACGCAGGCGGATCGGATCGCTCGAAGTATCGCTGGTAGGGCTCGGTTGCAACAACTTTGGCCGCCGCGTTGATGAGGCGGGAACCAAGCGGGTAGTGGACGCGGCCATCGCAGCCGGAGTCGACTTCTTCGACACCGCCGATATTTATGGCGGCACCAAGAGCGAGGAGTTTCTCGGAAGCGTTCTCAAGGGGCGTCGGCACCAGGTCGTCCTGGCGACGAAGTTCGGCATGGAGGTCGATCCCGATCGAAAGGGGGCGCATCCCGTCTACATCCGCCAAGCTGCCGAGGACAGCCTTCGCCGTCTGCAGACTGACCATATCGACCTCTACCAGCTCCACACTCCGGACCCGACCGTACCGATCGCCGACACCCTGGGCGCGCTCGACGAACTGGTTCAGGCCGGCAAAGTTCGGGAGATCGGCTGCTCAAATTTCTCGGTCGCCCAGCTCCGAGAGGCGGAGGCCGCCGCCGGTTCCGGCGCTCGGTTCGTCAGCGTTCAAAACGAATACTCTCTCTTCCGGCGCGATCCGGAAGAAGGGGTGCTCGCCGAGTGCGAGCGTCAGGGATTGGCGTTCTTGCCCTTCTTCCCCCTCGCTAGCGGTCTGCTCACGGGCAAGTACCGCAAGGGACACGCAATCCCCGAAGGCACCCGCATTCAAGCCGGCTCCGCTTGGCTAACCGAGGCGAACCTCGATAAGGTGGAGGGATTGATCCGTTTCGCGGAGTCAAAGGGGCACTCCCTCCTCGAACTTGCCTTCTCCTGGCTCGCCTCTAAGCCGGTTATCGCCTCCGTCATCGCCGGCGCCACTCGCCCGGAGCAAGTAGACGCCAACTCGACCGCGGCCGACTGGAAGTTAGCCCCGGAAGAGTTGGCCGAGATCGACCGGATCATGGCGTAG